One genomic segment of Nonomuraea coxensis DSM 45129 includes these proteins:
- a CDS encoding succinate dehydrogenase cytochrome b subunit: MTATIERGAATAPVPAPKSTPTRKRPGGFLRSSNGKKVVMAVTGAVMVLFLITHMLGNLKIFLGKDSFNEYAHALRTLFEPLLPYRAALTILEIVLVVSVVAHMWAAISLARRAGHARPVKYVAKKSQANGYATHIMRFGGLTIALFVVWHLLDLTFGVVNPKGFGSEPADRMVAGFDPSRWWVTLLYVVAVVMVGLHLRHGIWSAVQTLGWANRDRYKALKGIAALVSVALVIGFLAPPLAITFGVVK; the protein is encoded by the coding sequence GTGACTGCCACGATTGAGCGCGGCGCCGCCACCGCGCCAGTTCCCGCTCCCAAGAGCACTCCAACGCGCAAGCGGCCCGGCGGGTTCCTCCGCTCGTCGAACGGCAAGAAGGTCGTGATGGCCGTCACGGGCGCCGTGATGGTGCTGTTCCTCATCACCCACATGCTGGGGAACCTCAAGATCTTCCTCGGCAAGGACTCCTTCAACGAGTACGCGCACGCGCTGCGCACGCTGTTCGAGCCGCTGCTGCCGTACCGGGCCGCGCTGACCATCCTGGAGATCGTGCTGGTCGTGTCGGTCGTCGCGCACATGTGGGCGGCGATCTCGCTGGCCCGCCGCGCCGGCCACGCGAGGCCCGTCAAGTACGTCGCCAAGAAGTCGCAGGCGAACGGCTACGCCACGCACATCATGCGCTTCGGCGGCCTGACCATCGCGCTCTTCGTCGTCTGGCACCTGCTCGACCTCACCTTCGGCGTCGTCAACCCCAAGGGCTTCGGCTCCGAGCCGGCCGACCGCATGGTGGCTGGGTTCGACCCGTCGCGCTGGTGGGTGACGCTCCTCTACGTCGTCGCCGTCGTCATGGTCGGCCTGCACCTGCGGCACGGCATCTGGAGCGCCGTGCAGACGCTCGGCTGGGCCAACCGCGACCGCTACAAGGCGCTCAAGGGGATCGCCGCGCTGGTCTCCGTCGCCTTGGTGATCGGCTTCCTGGCCCCGCCCCTCGCGATCACGTTCGGAGTTGTGAAGTGA
- a CDS encoding fumarate reductase/succinate dehydrogenase flavoprotein subunit, protein MKYTEGSPIRDTKAPAGPIEERWEKRKFSARLVNPANKRKLNVIVVGTGLAGGSAAATLGELGYNVTSFCYQDSPRRAHSIAAQGGINAAKNYRGDGDSIYRLFYDTVKGGDFRARESNVYRLAQVSVNIIDQAVAQGVPFAREYGGLLDTRSFGGAQVSRTFYARGQTGQQLLLGAYQALERQIAAGTVKMHTRHEMLDVIVSGGRARGVIVRDMVTGEIERHLADAVVLATGGYGNVFFLSTNAKGCNTTAIWRAHERGAYFANPCYTQIHPTCIPVSGDYQSKLTLMSESLRNDGRVWVPLRKNDERAPGAIPEDERDYYLERIYPAFGNLVPRDIASRAAKNVCDEGRGVGPGGLGVYLDFRDAIARLGRDAVEKKYGNLFDMYERITGENPYEVPMRIYPAVHYTMGGLWVDYDLQSTIPGLFVIGEANFSDHGANRLGASALMQGLADGYFVLPTTIGDYLADGPFGEVDEEAVAEAEIKVRSRIERLLSVNGTRTPDSFHRELGKLMWDYCGMERTEESLRKALERIPELRQEFWENVKVSGTAEELNQVLERAGRVADFFDLAELMCLDALVRTESCGGHFRAESQDADGEALRDDENFAHVSAWERTPDGPVLHKEPLEYEYVKMTQRSYK, encoded by the coding sequence GTGAAGTACACCGAAGGCTCGCCGATCCGGGACACCAAGGCGCCCGCCGGGCCCATCGAGGAGCGGTGGGAGAAGCGCAAGTTCTCCGCCCGCCTGGTCAACCCGGCCAACAAGCGCAAGCTCAACGTGATCGTGGTCGGCACCGGCCTGGCCGGCGGCTCGGCCGCCGCGACACTGGGCGAGCTCGGCTACAACGTCACGTCCTTCTGCTACCAGGACTCCCCGCGCCGCGCCCACTCCATCGCCGCCCAGGGCGGCATCAACGCGGCCAAGAACTACCGCGGCGACGGCGACTCGATCTACCGGCTCTTCTACGACACGGTGAAGGGCGGCGACTTCCGCGCCCGCGAGTCCAACGTCTACCGCCTCGCCCAGGTCTCGGTGAACATCATCGACCAGGCCGTGGCGCAGGGCGTGCCGTTCGCCCGCGAGTACGGCGGCCTGCTCGACACCCGCTCGTTCGGCGGCGCGCAGGTCTCGCGCACCTTCTACGCCCGCGGCCAGACGGGACAGCAGCTCCTGCTCGGCGCCTACCAGGCGCTGGAGCGGCAGATCGCGGCCGGCACGGTGAAGATGCACACCCGGCACGAGATGCTCGACGTGATCGTCTCCGGCGGGCGGGCGCGTGGCGTCATCGTGCGCGACATGGTGACCGGCGAGATCGAGCGGCACCTGGCCGACGCCGTGGTGCTCGCCACCGGTGGCTACGGCAACGTGTTCTTCCTGTCCACGAACGCCAAGGGCTGCAACACGACCGCCATCTGGCGGGCGCACGAGCGGGGCGCGTACTTCGCCAACCCGTGCTACACCCAGATCCACCCGACCTGCATCCCGGTCTCCGGCGACTACCAGTCGAAGCTGACCCTGATGTCGGAGTCGCTGCGCAACGACGGCCGCGTCTGGGTGCCGCTGCGCAAGAACGACGAGCGCGCCCCCGGCGCCATCCCCGAGGACGAGCGCGACTACTACCTGGAGCGCATCTACCCGGCGTTCGGCAACCTGGTGCCCCGCGACATCGCCTCCCGGGCCGCCAAGAACGTCTGCGACGAGGGCCGCGGCGTCGGCCCCGGCGGCCTCGGCGTCTACCTGGACTTCAGGGACGCCATCGCCCGCCTCGGCCGCGACGCCGTCGAGAAGAAGTACGGCAACCTCTTCGACATGTACGAGCGCATCACCGGCGAGAACCCGTACGAGGTGCCGATGCGCATCTACCCCGCCGTGCACTACACGATGGGCGGCCTGTGGGTGGACTACGACCTGCAGTCCACGATCCCCGGCCTGTTCGTCATCGGCGAGGCCAACTTCTCCGACCACGGCGCGAACCGCCTCGGCGCCTCCGCCCTCATGCAGGGCCTGGCCGACGGCTACTTCGTGCTGCCGACCACCATCGGCGACTATCTGGCCGACGGCCCGTTCGGCGAGGTGGACGAGGAGGCGGTCGCCGAGGCGGAGATCAAGGTCCGCTCCAGGATCGAGCGGCTGCTGTCCGTGAACGGCACCCGCACGCCCGACTCCTTCCACCGCGAGCTCGGCAAGCTCATGTGGGACTACTGCGGCATGGAGCGCACCGAGGAGTCGCTGCGCAAGGCCCTGGAGCGCATCCCCGAGCTGCGTCAGGAGTTCTGGGAGAACGTCAAGGTCAGCGGCACCGCCGAGGAGCTGAACCAGGTGCTGGAGCGGGCCGGCCGGGTGGCCGACTTCTTCGACCTGGCCGAGCTCATGTGCCTGGACGCCCTGGTCCGCACCGAGTCCTGCGGCGGCCACTTCCGCGCCGAGTCGCAGGACGCCGACGGCGAGGCCCTGCGCGACGACGAGAACTTCGCGCACGTCTCGGCGTGGGAG
- a CDS encoding LysR family transcriptional regulator has product MQLQQLAYFVAVAETRHFTQAAERMRVAQPSLSKQIKALESDLGAPLFSRARGNVTLTPAGEALLPLARRMLADADTARQEVAQLAGLRRGRVRLGATPSLCAGLLADALARFHRAYPGIELLVEEGGSRDLVRALARGQLDLSLIIMPLQSDDPALVTEEILRENLVVVSPSHERSRRPYMEIGELRGRPMVMFRRGYDLREATLAACRHAGFEPRFAVQGGEMDAVLRFVEAGLGVAVVPSMVLDGRPGLAGTPLAPPGLSRTIALAHRKDVEPTTAAQAFRGVLLSFVVEAGVEGTLPQGVELIAE; this is encoded by the coding sequence ATGCAGCTGCAACAGCTCGCCTACTTCGTGGCCGTCGCAGAGACCAGGCACTTCACCCAGGCCGCCGAGCGCATGCGGGTCGCCCAGCCCTCCCTGAGCAAGCAGATCAAGGCCCTGGAGTCCGACCTCGGCGCGCCGCTGTTCTCGCGCGCCCGGGGCAACGTCACGCTCACGCCCGCCGGCGAGGCGCTGCTGCCGCTCGCCCGCCGCATGCTCGCCGACGCCGACACCGCCCGGCAGGAGGTCGCCCAGCTCGCCGGGCTGCGCCGGGGCCGGGTCCGGCTCGGGGCCACGCCGTCGCTCTGCGCCGGGCTGCTCGCCGACGCGCTCGCCCGCTTCCACCGGGCCTATCCCGGGATCGAACTGCTGGTCGAGGAGGGCGGCTCGCGCGACCTGGTGCGGGCGCTGGCCCGTGGGCAGCTCGACCTGTCGCTGATCATCATGCCGTTGCAGAGCGACGACCCGGCCCTCGTCACCGAGGAGATCCTGCGGGAGAACCTCGTGGTCGTCTCGCCCTCGCACGAGCGGTCGCGGCGGCCGTACATGGAGATCGGCGAGCTGCGCGGGCGGCCGATGGTGATGTTCCGGCGCGGCTACGACCTGCGCGAGGCGACGCTGGCCGCCTGCCGGCACGCGGGCTTCGAGCCGCGCTTCGCGGTGCAGGGCGGCGAGATGGACGCCGTGCTGCGGTTCGTGGAGGCCGGGCTGGGGGTGGCCGTGGTGCCGTCCATGGTGCTCGACGGCCGGCCGGGGCTGGCGGGCACCCCGCTCGCGCCCCCGGGGCTCAGCCGGACCATCGCGCTCGCGCACCGCAAGGACGTCGAGCCGACCACGGCGGCGCAGGCGTTCCGCGGCGTGCTGCTGTCCTTCGTCGTGGAGGCCGGGGTGGAGGGCACGCTTCCGCAAGGGGTCGAACTCATCGCAGAATGA